One genomic region from Sylvia atricapilla isolate bSylAtr1 chromosome 16, bSylAtr1.pri, whole genome shotgun sequence encodes:
- the SDCBP2 gene encoding syntenin-2: MATLYPSLEDMKGHQILQAQAAAGVRTPATTVVTEKPKLTSGTEPPLLYPNLAELENYMGLALSSEEIQKNLHMEDSTALTPAGPSPGQLVAPLSGNNAGLRRAEIKPGVREIHLCKDERGKTGLQLKNVDQGIFVQLVKANSPAALVGLRFGDQVLQIDGKNCAGWSSDKAQRALKKANPEKIVMVVRDRPFQRTVTVHKDSTGHIGIVVKKGKIVSLAKDSSAARNGLLTHHCICEVNGQNVIGMKDKQLMEVLAGAGNVVTLTIIPTVIYEHMVKRLSSGLVKSSMDHSIPDL; this comes from the exons ATGGCAACACTCTACCCCTCCCTGGAGGACATGAAGGGCCATCAGATCCTGCAG gcacaggcagcagctggggtgAGGACCCCTGCCACCACAGTGGTCACAGAGAAGCCAAAGCTCACCTCGGGCACTG AGCCACCTCTACTGTACCCCAACCTAGCCGAGCTGGAGAACTACATGGGGCTGGCACTCTCCAGTGAGGAGATCCAGAAGAACCTGCACATGGAGGACAGCACC GCACTGACCCCCGCCGGGCCCTCCCCAGGCCAGCTGGTTGCCCCTCTGAGTGGGAACAacgcggggctgcggcgggcAGAGATCAAGCCGGGTGTGCGGGAGATCCACCTGTGCAAGGACGAGCGGGGCaagacagggctgcagctgaagaACGTCGAccag ggcatCTTTGTGCAGCTGGTGAAGGCCAACTCGCCAGCAGCGCTGGTGGGGCTGCGCTTCGGGGACCAGGTGCTGCAGATCGACGGCAAGAACTGTGCAGGCTGGAGCAGTGACAAGGCACAGCGTGCCCTCAAGAAGGCGAACCCAGAAAAAATTGTCATGGTGGTGCGGGACAG GCCTTTCCAGCGCACTGTGACCGTGCACAAGGACAGCACCGGCCACATCGGCATTGTGGTGAAGAAGGGGAAGATTGTGTCGCTGGCCAAGGACAGCTCGGCTGCCCGCAATGGGCTCCTCACCCACCACTGCATCTGTGAGGTGAACGGCCAGAACGTCATTGGCATGAAG gATAAGCAGCTTAtggaggtgctggcaggggctgggaatgtGGTGACACTGACCATCATCCCCACTGTGATCTACGAGCACATGGTCAAACG gCTCTCATCAGGGCTGGTGAAGTCATCCATGGACCACTCCATCCCTGACCTGTGA
- the FKBP1A gene encoding peptidyl-prolyl cis-trans isomerase FKBP1A gives MAVTAAAAHTRPLLRRAAGAAGASCTGTGMGVHVETIAPGDGRTFPKRGQTCVVHYTGMLEDGKKFDSSRDRNKPFKFVMGKQEVIRGWEEGVAQMSVGQRAKMTISPDYAYGSTGHPGIIPPNATLIFDVELMKLE, from the exons ATGGCGGTGACCGCCGCGGCTGCGCACACGCGGCCCCTCCTCCGTCGggctgcgggcgctgcgggTGCGAGCTGCACCGGCACCGGCATGGGCGTGCATGTGGAGACCATCGCCCCCGGCGACG GGCGGACGTTCCCCAAGCGCGGCCAGACCTGCGTGGTGCACTACACGG gtATGCTGGAGGATGGGAAGAAGTTTGATTCCTCTCGCGACAGGAACAAGCCGTTCAAGTTTGTGATGGGCAAGCAGGAGGTGATCCGTGGCTGGGAAGAAGGAGTCGCTCAG ATGAGCGTTGGTCAGCGGGCAAAGATGACCATCTCCCCAGATTACGCTTATGGTTCCACTGGCCACCCAGGGATCATCCCACCAAACGCCACTCTAATTTTTGACGTGGAGCTCATGAAATTGGAATGA
- the SNPH gene encoding syntaphilin: protein MLQPLASGLDTSACSRDETIPTIPTPPPPAATSQHEPPVQLSGVCMALPAAQHFPVRACSSPSAARPVPLSVCATARTDPSVRPGEGRQWWRALGWGNETGSRGVYGRSGFASFFKSSAPSATRPETQPLLPASRRPSPPGRDTYGTSSLSSSSNSGSCKGSDSSPTPRRSSKYNLCSDNHGIKPPTPEQYLTPLQQKEVCIRHLKARLKDTQERLQDRDAEIEDLKTQLSRMQEDWIEEECHRVEAQLALKEARKEIKQLKQVIDTVKNNLLEKDKGLQKYFVDINIQNKKLETLLHSMEVAQNGALKEEGAGESAGGSPARSLTRSSTYTKLSDQGAGDRNVGGSQTISLDEGADSGFVGMDEAPGHTDSPEVGSDPGSRLPPSNTYEKVLGLRSSVEAGVQASCMQERAIQTDFVPCQPDLDTILEKVMKSQACSLGSPTSAWVSEMEDTMPVPELSNPTGTTDLMVAEPDAATAAASAEGGVPCNPAVRQPPSASPSVAIACVAEEELTEVTGCETNPSKSYWSRHFIVDLLAVVVPAVPTVAWLCRSQRRQGQPIYNISSLLRGCCTVALHSIRRMGCRPVASPGPGGTAQP from the exons ATGCTTCAGCCTCTGGCCTCGGGACTGGACACCAGCGCCTGCAGCCGGGATGAGACGATCCCCACGATCCCCACACCTCCACCACCAGCTGCCACTTCGCAGCACGAACCCCCAGTCCAGCTTTCAGGGGTTTGCATGGCGCTGCCCGCTGCACAGCACTTCCCTGTCCGTGCATGCAGCTCCCCGAGTGCTGCACGCCCCGTCCCTCTGTCCGTCTGTGCCACAGCCAGGACCGACCCCTCCGTCCGTCCAGGCGAAGGCAGGCAGTGGTGGAGAGCACTGGGTTGGGGCAATGAAACTGGGAG TCGCGGGGTTTATGGACGGAGTGGCTTTGCCTCCTTCTTTAAGTCTTCAGCGCCCTCAGCCACTCGGCCTGAGACAcagcctcttctccctgccTCCAGGCGCCCCTCGCCCCCCGGGAGGGACACCTACGGCACCTCCTcgctgagcagcagcagcaattctgGCTCCTGCAAGGGCAGCGACAGCAGCCCCACCCCAAG gcgCTCGTCCAAGTACAACCTCTGCAGTGACAACCATGGGATAAAGCCACCAACACCGGAGCAGTACCTGACTCccctgcagcagaaggaggTCTGCATCCGGCACCTGAAGGCTCGCCTGAAGGACACACAGGAGCGGCTGCAGGACAG GGATGCCGAGATCGAGGACCTGAAGACGCAGCTGTCACGGATGCAGGAGGACTGGATCGAGGAGGAGTGCCACCGCGTGGAGGCCCAGCTGGCGCTGAAAGAGGCTCGCAAAGAGATCAAGCAGCTGAAGCAGGTCATCGACACAGTGAAGAATAACCTGCTGGAGAAGGACAAAGGCCTCCAGAAGTATTTTGTGGACATCAACATCCAGAACAAGAAGCTGGAGACGCTGCTGCACAGCATGGAGGTGGCACAGAACGGGGCGCTGAAGGAGGAGGGCGCCGGCGAGTCGGCCGGGGGGTCCCCGGCCCGATCCCTCACCCGCAGCTCCACCTACACCAAGCTGAGCGACCAGGGAGCCGGGGACCGCAACGTGGGGGGCTCGCAGACCATCTCTCTGGATGAGGGGGCCGACAGCGGCTTCGTGGGGATGGACGAGGCTCCTGGCCACACGGACTCGCCGGAGGTGGGGAGTGACCCCGGCAGCCGCCTGCCTCCCAGCAACACCTACGAGAAGGTGCTGGGACTGCGGAGCAGCGTGGAGGCAGGGGTGCAGGCCAGCTGCATGCAGGAGCGGGCCATCCAGACGGACTTCGTGCCCTGCCAGCCCGACCTGGACACCATCCTAGAGAAGGTGATGAAGTCCCAGGCTTGCAGCTTGGGCAGCCCCACCTCCGCCTGGGTCTCCGAAATGGAAGACACGATGCCCGTCCCCGAGCTCTCCAACCCCACCGGGACCACGGACCTGATGGTGGCCGAGCCCGACGCCGCGACGGCGGCTGCCAGTGCCGAGGGGGGTGTCCCCTGCAACCCAGCGGTGCGGCAGCCCCCCAGCGCCAGCCCCTCGGTGGCCATCGCCTGCGTGGCGGAGGAGGAGCTGACCGAGGTGACCGGCTGTGAGACCAACCCTTCCAAGAGCTACTGGAGCCGCCACTTCATCGTGGATCTGCTGGCCGTGGTGGTGCCGGCGGTGCCCACGGTGGCCTGGCTGTGCCGCTCGCAGCGGCGGCAGGGCCAGCCCATCTACAACATCAGCTCGCTTCTGCGGGGCTGCTGCACCGTCGCCCTGCACTCCATTCGCAGGATGGGCTGTCGCCCCGTcgccagccccggccccggaggcactgcccagccctga